One Stenotrophomonas sp. SAU14A_NAIMI4_5 DNA segment encodes these proteins:
- the nrdR gene encoding transcriptional regulator NrdR: protein MYCPFCQHADTRVIDSRVSEDGATIRRRRECEACNERFSTLETVELKLPAIVKSDGTREAFDQRKVRAGFDRALQKRAVPEEKIEAAVRAVVHQLRISGEREVPSIKVGEFVMNELRKLDHVGYVRFASVYRSFEDVADFREEIEKLERDLPSSTEQLQLLGDVIALTKKKKG from the coding sequence ATGTATTGCCCCTTCTGCCAGCATGCCGATACACGGGTCATCGACTCGCGCGTCTCCGAAGACGGCGCGACGATCCGCCGTCGGCGTGAGTGCGAGGCCTGCAACGAACGTTTCAGCACCCTGGAAACGGTCGAGCTGAAGCTGCCGGCCATCGTCAAGAGTGATGGCACCCGCGAAGCCTTCGACCAACGCAAGGTGCGCGCCGGCTTCGACCGCGCGCTGCAGAAGCGCGCCGTGCCGGAAGAGAAGATCGAAGCGGCGGTACGCGCCGTGGTCCACCAGCTGCGCATCAGTGGCGAACGCGAAGTGCCCTCGATCAAGGTCGGCGAGTTCGTCATGAACGAACTGCGCAAGCTCGACCACGTCGGCTACGTGCGTTTCGCCTCGGTCTACCGCAGCTTCGAGGACGTGGCCGATTTCCGCGAGGAGATCGAGAAGCTGGAACGCGACCTGCCGTCCAGCACCGAACAGCTGCAGCTGCTGGGCGATGTCATCGCCCTGACCAAGAAGAAGAAGGGCTGA
- the ribD gene encoding bifunctional diaminohydroxyphosphoribosylaminopyrimidine deaminase/5-amino-6-(5-phosphoribosylamino)uracil reductase RibD yields MTTPFTVLDHLHMANALRLAERAAYTTRPNPMVGCVIAHGERVVGQGWHQRAGGPHAEVFALREAGSEARGATAYVTLEPCAHFGRTPPCALALIEAGVSRVVAALRDPFPKVDGGGFDLLREAGIEVCEGLMATQARELNKGFLSRVERNRPWLRVKLAASLDGRTAMADGSSKWITGAAAREDVQHWRARAGAILTGADTVLADDPMLTVRLADTEVMPPLRVVLDSRLRSLECSRVREGGAPTLYVHDAAVSAPDAADAEFASVPSIDGRLDLGAVLALLAERGINEVHTEAGATLAGALLRGGWVDELLLYQAPTLLGDTGRPLLAGLGIEAMDQQRRLRVVDQRQVGDDLRLLLRA; encoded by the coding sequence ATGACCACGCCGTTCACCGTCCTCGACCACCTGCACATGGCCAACGCACTGCGTCTGGCCGAGCGCGCCGCCTATACCACCCGCCCCAATCCCATGGTCGGCTGCGTGATCGCCCATGGCGAACGCGTGGTCGGGCAGGGCTGGCACCAGCGTGCCGGCGGCCCGCATGCCGAGGTCTTCGCCCTGCGCGAGGCGGGCAGCGAAGCGCGGGGTGCCACCGCTTACGTGACCCTGGAGCCCTGCGCGCATTTCGGCCGCACGCCACCGTGCGCGCTGGCGCTGATCGAAGCCGGTGTGTCGCGCGTGGTCGCGGCGCTGCGCGATCCCTTCCCGAAGGTCGATGGCGGTGGTTTCGACTTGTTGCGCGAAGCAGGCATCGAAGTGTGCGAGGGCCTGATGGCGACGCAGGCGCGCGAGCTCAACAAGGGCTTCCTGTCGCGCGTGGAGCGCAACCGCCCGTGGCTGCGGGTGAAGCTGGCGGCCAGTCTGGATGGGCGCACGGCGATGGCCGATGGCAGCTCGAAGTGGATCACCGGCGCGGCGGCGCGCGAAGACGTGCAGCACTGGCGCGCGCGTGCCGGTGCGATCCTCACCGGTGCCGATACGGTGCTGGCCGACGACCCGATGCTGACCGTGCGCCTGGCCGATACCGAGGTGATGCCGCCGCTGCGCGTAGTGCTGGACTCCCGCCTGCGCTCTCTGGAATGCAGCCGCGTGCGCGAGGGTGGGGCGCCGACGTTGTATGTGCACGATGCTGCGGTGAGCGCACCGGATGCGGCCGATGCCGAATTCGCCAGCGTGCCGAGCATCGATGGCCGCCTGGATCTGGGGGCTGTGCTGGCGCTGCTGGCCGAGCGCGGCATCAACGAAGTGCACACCGAAGCCGGTGCCACCCTGGCCGGCGCGCTGCTGCGTGGTGGCTGGGTGGATGAGCTGCTGCTGTACCAGGCGCCGACGCTGCTGGGGGATACCGGTCGCCCGCTGCTGGCTGGCCTGGGTATTGAGGCGATGGACCAGCAGCGCCGCCTGCGCGTTGTCGACCAGCGCCAGGTGGGGGATGACCTGCGGTTGCTGCTGCGCGCGTGA
- a CDS encoding outer membrane beta-barrel protein, whose translation MRKILIVAALLAAAPFSASADALSYTYVEGGWTQAKVSDDSLDDPKLDGGYVRGSVALAEQVHVFGGWNYGSKTYHFSDGSVKLELNQPELGIGYHMPFSDRVDYTADIAWVRQQAKVTDRLDGFADETFKDHTNLVRATMGLRGKPSRMTEAWIKAGYMDGGNNFEGTWVGTLGGQINFTKTWGLVGEVSGYRDVTQFSAGVRASF comes from the coding sequence ATGCGCAAGATCCTGATCGTGGCCGCACTGCTGGCCGCCGCACCGTTCTCGGCCTCGGCCGATGCCCTGAGCTACACCTACGTCGAAGGTGGCTGGACCCAGGCCAAGGTCAGCGACGACAGCCTCGATGATCCCAAGCTGGACGGCGGCTACGTGCGCGGTTCGGTGGCGCTTGCCGAGCAGGTGCACGTGTTCGGTGGCTGGAACTACGGCAGCAAGACCTATCACTTCTCCGATGGCTCGGTGAAGCTGGAACTGAACCAGCCGGAGCTGGGTATCGGCTACCACATGCCCTTCAGCGACCGCGTCGACTACACCGCCGACATCGCCTGGGTGCGTCAGCAGGCCAAGGTCACCGACCGCCTGGATGGTTTCGCTGATGAGACCTTCAAGGACCACACCAACCTGGTGCGCGCCACCATGGGCCTGCGTGGCAAGCCCTCGCGCATGACCGAAGCCTGGATCAAGGCCGGTTACATGGATGGCGGCAACAATTTCGAAGGCACCTGGGTCGGCACCCTCGGTGGCCAGATCAACTTCACCAAGACCTGGGGTCTGGTGGGCGAGGTCTCCGGCTACCGCGACGTCACCCAGTTCTCGGCCGGCGTCCGCGCCAGCTTCTGA
- a CDS encoding outer membrane beta-barrel protein, whose translation MRKTLLATALFALTPLAAFAADKSPSYTYVEAGWTQTRVSDDLLDDPKLDGGYIRGSYAIGLQAYVFGAWSTVSKSYRDNGANLKLELDQPELGVGYRLPMSDRVDFTADIAWVRQNAEARLKQAGFDTIRQKDHFNAGRATLGVRTVPTSNTELWVKGGYLDGSDRDGTWVGVVGGQLKFTPSWGLVGEVQVVEDITQFSAGVRATF comes from the coding sequence ATGCGAAAGACTCTGCTTGCCACCGCCCTGTTCGCCCTGACCCCGCTGGCCGCCTTCGCTGCCGACAAGAGCCCGAGCTATACCTACGTCGAAGCTGGCTGGACCCAGACCCGGGTCAGTGATGATCTGCTGGATGATCCCAAACTGGATGGCGGTTACATCCGTGGTTCGTATGCGATCGGGCTGCAGGCCTATGTTTTTGGCGCTTGGTCGACGGTGTCGAAGTCGTACCGCGACAACGGTGCCAATCTCAAGCTGGAACTGGACCAGCCGGAGCTGGGTGTGGGCTATCGCTTGCCGATGAGCGACCGCGTGGATTTCACCGCTGACATTGCATGGGTCCGCCAGAACGCCGAGGCACGCCTGAAGCAGGCCGGCTTCGATACCATCCGGCAGAAGGATCACTTCAACGCTGGCCGTGCCACGCTGGGTGTGCGCACCGTACCTACGTCGAACACCGAACTGTGGGTGAAGGGCGGCTACCTTGACGGCAGCGACAGGGACGGCACCTGGGTAGGGGTGGTCGGCGGGCAGCTCAAGTTCACGCCGAGCTGGGGACTGGTCGGCGAAGTGCAGGTCGTGGAAGACATCACCCAGTTCTCGGCGGGTGTCCGCGCCACCTTCTGA
- a CDS encoding type IV secretory system conjugative DNA transfer family protein, with protein MSAVLALVLAFVGIYLASYLSVLSLGLDTRVSGFGTFFDYMRNINHPRVQPYAWRIKAAGVGAFGLMFLLWAGLTILLFRMRSDSNIHGQARFASMLDLASKGFFKTPDDGIVLGQMNGKLMRLTGQQFVILAAPTRSGKGVGVVIPNLLDYRESAVVLDIKQENFDLTSGWRQSIGHEIFLFNPFAEDRRTHRWNPLTYVSSDPAFRVSDLQAISAMLYPDGDDKDKFWTSQARNAFLAFTLYQFELKDAMQQTPYPTLGAILRLSSGDGTELKPYLQKLNESPFLSDQARAAFAGLLSQADVTFASIIGSFREPLNPWLNPVLDAATSADDFRLDDVRRKRMTIYVGIQPNKLAESRLIVNLFFSQLINVNTRTLPQNDKSLKHQCLLLMDEFTSIGRVDIISKAVAYMAGYNLRLLPIIQSMAQLDAVYGKELSRTIITNHALQIIYAPREQQDANDYSEMLGYTTVRRSSRTHSRGNARSVSDNEVLEKRALMLPQELKAMGPDKEIVLYEGLPNPVLCRKIRYYKDRYFTKRLLERAEVKPLTLTTPAAPSAPGFNQARSTTAP; from the coding sequence ATTTCCGCCGTACTTGCCCTGGTGCTCGCCTTCGTGGGCATCTATCTGGCCAGCTACCTGTCCGTGCTGTCGCTGGGACTGGACACGCGCGTCAGCGGCTTCGGCACCTTCTTCGACTACATGCGCAACATCAACCACCCGCGCGTACAGCCCTATGCATGGCGCATCAAGGCAGCCGGGGTGGGCGCCTTCGGCTTGATGTTCCTGCTGTGGGCGGGCCTGACGATCCTGCTTTTCAGGATGCGCAGCGACAGCAACATCCATGGCCAGGCACGCTTTGCCAGCATGCTGGACCTGGCCAGCAAGGGGTTCTTCAAAACTCCCGATGACGGCATCGTGCTGGGGCAGATGAATGGCAAGCTGATGCGCCTGACCGGCCAGCAGTTCGTCATTCTTGCCGCGCCCACCCGGTCGGGCAAGGGCGTGGGCGTCGTCATTCCCAACCTGCTCGATTACCGCGAATCGGCCGTGGTGCTGGACATCAAGCAGGAAAACTTCGATCTCACCTCAGGCTGGCGCCAGTCGATCGGCCACGAAATTTTTCTGTTCAACCCGTTCGCCGAGGACCGCCGCACGCACCGCTGGAATCCACTGACCTACGTGTCCAGCGATCCGGCCTTCCGCGTATCCGATCTCCAGGCGATCTCCGCCATGCTGTACCCCGATGGCGATGACAAGGACAAGTTCTGGACCAGCCAGGCACGCAACGCCTTCCTGGCGTTCACGCTGTACCAGTTCGAACTGAAAGACGCGATGCAGCAGACGCCCTACCCGACGTTGGGTGCCATCCTGCGCCTGTCTTCGGGTGATGGCACTGAACTCAAGCCCTACCTGCAGAAGCTGAACGAGTCGCCGTTCCTCAGCGACCAGGCACGCGCGGCCTTCGCTGGCCTGCTGTCGCAGGCCGATGTCACCTTCGCCTCGATCATCGGCTCGTTCCGGGAACCACTTAATCCGTGGCTCAATCCAGTGCTGGATGCGGCCACCAGCGCTGACGATTTCCGTCTGGACGATGTGCGGCGCAAGCGCATGACGATCTACGTCGGCATCCAGCCCAACAAGCTGGCTGAGAGCCGCCTGATCGTGAATCTGTTCTTCAGCCAGCTGATCAACGTCAACACCCGCACGCTGCCCCAGAACGACAAATCGTTGAAGCACCAGTGCCTGTTGCTGATGGACGAGTTCACTTCGATCGGCCGCGTCGACATCATTTCCAAGGCCGTGGCCTACATGGCCGGCTACAACCTGCGACTGCTCCCGATCATCCAGTCGATGGCCCAGCTCGATGCGGTGTATGGCAAGGAGCTCTCGCGAACGATCATCACCAACCATGCGCTGCAGATCATCTACGCCCCGCGCGAACAGCAGGACGCAAACGATTATTCGGAAATGCTGGGCTACACCACCGTGCGCCGCAGCTCGCGCACCCATTCGCGCGGCAACGCGCGATCGGTGTCGGACAACGAGGTGCTGGAGAAGCGCGCACTGATGCTGCCGCAGGAGCTGAAGGCGATGGGCCCGGACAAGGAAATCGTGCTGTACGAAGGACTGCCCAACCCGGTGCTGTGCAGGAAAATCCGCTACTACAAGGACCGCTACTTCACCAAACGCCTGCTGGAACGTGCCGAAGTGAAGCCATTGACGCTGACCACGCCGGCAGCACCTTCCGCACCGGGATTCAACCAGGCGCGCAGCACCACCGCACCATAG
- a CDS encoding type IV secretion system protein — MFGKKKTDTAAVENAVSQGVSYEITLAERARRSERRAWTVAWCAVLMSVLLAGGYLLFLPLKERVPYLVVADPYTGSATVARLRGNFGDRDVTTEEAINKSNVAQFVLTRESYDSGLIGQRNWRSTLAMAGPAVAPDYQNLHNQANPQRPFRIYGASRSLHVRITSIVLIGGGQGKRPSGATVRFQRSIFDKSTGRSQPLDNKIATLEFTYDPELRLADEDRLLNPLGFRVMNYRVDNDFAPTPNAPADVPLAADPQAQAQAAATAPMPGMPGEPAYPAETTDPSGQALPPGPANNGALPPQPAEQTGYAPAQGGVGR; from the coding sequence ATGTTTGGAAAGAAGAAGACCGATACGGCGGCAGTGGAAAATGCCGTATCCCAGGGCGTCAGCTACGAAATCACGCTCGCCGAACGTGCGCGACGCAGTGAGCGCCGCGCGTGGACGGTCGCCTGGTGCGCAGTGCTGATGTCGGTGCTGCTTGCCGGTGGCTACCTGCTGTTCCTGCCGCTGAAGGAGCGCGTGCCGTACCTGGTCGTCGCCGATCCCTACACCGGCTCGGCCACGGTCGCCCGCCTGCGCGGCAACTTCGGTGACCGCGACGTGACCACCGAAGAGGCGATCAACAAGAGCAACGTGGCGCAGTTTGTGCTGACGCGCGAGTCCTATGACTCGGGGCTCATCGGCCAGCGGAACTGGCGCAGTACGCTGGCCATGGCCGGCCCGGCAGTGGCGCCGGACTACCAGAACCTGCACAACCAGGCCAACCCGCAGCGGCCCTTCCGCATCTATGGTGCGTCGCGCTCCCTGCATGTCCGCATCACCAGCATCGTGCTGATCGGCGGCGGCCAGGGCAAGCGTCCCAGTGGTGCCACCGTGCGGTTCCAGCGCAGCATCTTCGACAAGAGTACGGGCCGTTCGCAGCCGCTGGACAACAAGATCGCCACGCTGGAATTCACCTACGATCCCGAACTGCGCCTGGCCGACGAAGATCGTCTGCTCAATCCGCTCGGCTTCCGGGTGATGAACTACCGCGTGGACAACGACTTCGCGCCCACGCCGAATGCGCCGGCCGATGTGCCGCTGGCCGCTGATCCGCAGGCGCAGGCGCAGGCCGCCGCTACCGCACCGATGCCGGGCATGCCGGGGGAACCCGCGTATCCGGCAGAGACCACCGATCCGTCCGGGCAGGCGCTGCCGCCGGGCCCAGCGAACAACGGCGCATTGCCGCCGCAACCGGCCGAGCAGACCGGCTATGCGCCAGCACAAGGGGGAGTAGGACGATGA
- a CDS encoding TrbG/VirB9 family P-type conjugative transfer protein yields MLCIGASAPVAAKVIEDYEYSPDRIYQVRTGLGITTQIELSPHEQILDYSSGFGGGWEISRRENVFYLKPKNVDVDTNLMVRTAAHSYIFELKVVATSWRALDEAKAAGVQYKVRLVYPADTEFAATKVKDPDAPVSALDTQLVPGRDYYYGYDYTYKKRQPTWLVPSSVYDDRSFTYIRMGDRSRFPSGNFPAVFARDSESGDEFIVNSTVEGDTIVVHGTYAYLVVRHGDNAIALRRRPEQ; encoded by the coding sequence ATGCTCTGCATCGGTGCCTCCGCGCCCGTGGCAGCGAAGGTCATCGAGGATTACGAGTACTCGCCTGACCGCATCTACCAGGTGCGCACCGGCCTGGGCATCACCACGCAGATCGAACTGAGCCCGCACGAGCAGATTCTCGATTACAGCAGCGGCTTCGGTGGCGGCTGGGAGATCAGCCGTCGCGAGAACGTCTTCTACCTGAAGCCGAAGAACGTCGACGTTGACACCAACCTGATGGTGCGCACCGCGGCCCACTCCTACATCTTTGAACTGAAGGTGGTTGCCACCAGCTGGCGTGCACTGGATGAAGCCAAGGCCGCCGGCGTGCAGTACAAGGTGCGCCTGGTCTACCCGGCTGACACCGAATTTGCGGCGACCAAGGTCAAGGATCCCGATGCACCGGTGTCGGCGCTCGATACCCAGCTGGTCCCGGGCCGCGACTACTACTACGGCTACGACTACACCTACAAGAAGCGCCAGCCGACCTGGCTGGTTCCCTCCTCGGTGTATGACGACCGCAGTTTCACCTACATCCGCATGGGCGACCGCAGCCGGTTCCCGAGCGGCAACTTCCCGGCAGTATTCGCGCGTGACAGCGAGTCCGGCGATGAGTTCATCGTCAACTCGACCGTGGAAGGCGACACGATTGTCGTCCACGGCACCTATGCCTACCTCGTCGTGCGCCACGGCGACAATGCGATTGCCCTGCGCAGGAGACCGGAGCAGTGA
- a CDS encoding TrbI/VirB10 family protein, producing MNQIPPNDHVDPASEPHLADNPYTRRAAAQPQLDETEGSPYLRADDVQRLNRKALLFLGIIVVVLAGLAAWIFSGGMSSPQEPVAKAPRQEVVIPAAPRDLPALPAERSAQAAPAMEELPPLPVTDERPSSGQGFGMGGMNGTGGQEANRGPSLVERRMGDARAEADSGAGAPPASGIPGALGATGGPASRGVVDGPTSAQPLYKPNTLLLRGTYIRCVLQARVISDFPGYTSCVVTEPVYSVDGQRLLLPRGSKVQGSYGGDGTIGNRVAIVWDRITTPTGLDINMSSPGVDMLGSAGSPGYYNAHWGQRIASSLLISILADGFKYAAAENGPATSTVVNGAVVQNPYESATARTMERLANMAVERNMSRPPTVTINQGTIVNVYVARDVDFSSVIR from the coding sequence GTGAATCAGATTCCTCCCAATGACCACGTCGATCCGGCGTCGGAGCCGCACCTGGCCGACAACCCGTACACCCGTCGCGCCGCTGCCCAGCCGCAGCTGGATGAAACCGAAGGCAGCCCCTACCTGCGCGCCGACGACGTCCAGCGTCTGAATCGCAAGGCGTTGCTGTTCCTCGGCATCATCGTCGTCGTGCTGGCAGGCCTGGCCGCCTGGATCTTCTCCGGTGGCATGTCCTCCCCGCAGGAGCCCGTGGCCAAGGCCCCGCGCCAGGAAGTCGTCATCCCGGCGGCACCGCGCGATCTGCCGGCCCTGCCGGCTGAGCGCAGCGCACAGGCCGCACCGGCGATGGAAGAGCTGCCGCCGCTGCCGGTCACCGATGAGCGCCCGTCGTCCGGTCAAGGGTTCGGCATGGGCGGGATGAATGGCACCGGCGGCCAGGAAGCCAACCGAGGCCCGAGCCTGGTGGAACGTCGCATGGGCGACGCCCGCGCCGAGGCTGACAGTGGGGCCGGCGCGCCGCCTGCGTCCGGCATCCCCGGCGCGCTGGGTGCGACGGGCGGCCCGGCATCGCGTGGCGTCGTGGACGGTCCCACCAGCGCACAGCCGCTGTACAAGCCGAATACCCTGCTGCTTCGCGGCACCTACATCCGCTGCGTGCTGCAGGCGCGGGTGATCTCCGACTTCCCGGGCTACACCTCGTGCGTGGTCACCGAACCGGTGTACTCGGTCGATGGCCAGCGCCTGCTGCTGCCGCGCGGGTCGAAGGTGCAGGGCTCCTACGGTGGCGACGGCACGATCGGCAACCGCGTTGCCATTGTCTGGGACCGCATCACCACCCCCACCGGCCTGGATATCAACATGTCCAGCCCGGGCGTGGACATGCTGGGTTCGGCCGGTTCGCCGGGCTACTACAACGCCCATTGGGGCCAGCGCATCGCCTCCTCGCTGCTGATCAGCATCCTGGCTGACGGTTTCAAGTACGCCGCTGCCGAGAACGGCCCGGCAACGTCCACCGTGGTCAACGGTGCGGTCGTACAGAACCCGTATGAAAGCGCCACCGCGCGCACCATGGAGCGCCTGGCCAACATGGCGGTGGAGCGCAACATGAGCCGTCCGCCGACCGTGACCATCAACCAGGGCACGATCGTGAACGTCTACGTCGCACGCGACGTCGACTTCTCGTCCGTGATCCGCTGA
- the virB11 gene encoding P-type DNA transfer ATPase VirB11 yields MNAESATARVSNAFLEYQYEILGIGEHMHSSDVTEICINRPGELYLETRSGWNRVEVPSLTFERARQFCTAVVNESNTGQRITDADPMVSLTFPTGQRAQFVIPPACDAGRVSITIRLPARFGKTLEQYEEDGFFGEILEQAPTLSDHDRELVELRAQRDYANFFKKAVQYHKNIVVAGATGSGKTTFMKSLVNHISHDERLVTIEDARELFLQQPNVVHLLYSKGGQSTSNTSAKSCMEACLRMKPDRIILAELRGDESFYFIRNCASGHPGSITSCHAGSTSQTWDQLALMVKASAEGSGLEFEVIKRLLKLTIDIVVHIKAHAGRRFITGIDFDPARGLAA; encoded by the coding sequence ATGAACGCTGAATCCGCCACCGCCCGGGTATCCAACGCTTTCCTGGAATACCAGTACGAGATCCTCGGGATCGGCGAGCACATGCATTCGTCGGACGTGACTGAAATCTGCATCAACCGGCCGGGCGAGCTGTACCTGGAAACCCGGTCCGGCTGGAACCGCGTGGAGGTCCCGTCGCTCACGTTTGAACGTGCGCGGCAGTTCTGCACCGCCGTGGTCAATGAGAGCAACACCGGGCAGCGCATCACCGACGCCGATCCGATGGTGTCGTTGACGTTCCCGACCGGCCAGCGTGCCCAGTTCGTCATCCCGCCGGCGTGTGACGCCGGGCGGGTGTCGATCACCATCCGTCTGCCCGCACGCTTCGGCAAGACGCTGGAGCAGTACGAGGAGGATGGCTTCTTCGGCGAGATTCTCGAACAGGCGCCGACCCTCAGTGACCACGACAGGGAACTGGTGGAGCTGCGTGCGCAGCGCGACTACGCCAACTTCTTCAAGAAGGCCGTGCAGTACCACAAGAACATCGTGGTGGCCGGGGCGACCGGTAGCGGCAAGACCACCTTCATGAAGTCGCTGGTGAACCACATCTCGCACGACGAGCGCCTGGTCACCATTGAAGACGCCCGCGAACTGTTCCTGCAGCAGCCCAACGTGGTGCACCTGCTGTATTCCAAGGGCGGCCAGAGCACCAGCAACACCAGTGCCAAGTCGTGCATGGAAGCCTGCCTGCGCATGAAGCCGGACCGCATCATCCTGGCCGAGCTGCGTGGTGATGAGTCGTTCTACTTCATCCGTAACTGTGCATCCGGCCACCCCGGTTCCATCACCAGTTGCCACGCCGGCAGCACGTCCCAGACCTGGGACCAGCTCGCGCTGATGGTCAAGGCCTCGGCTGAAGGCTCTGGCCTTGAGTTTGAAGTCATCAAGCGCCTGCTCAAGCTCACCATCGACATCGTGGTGCACATCAAGGCACATGCCGGCCGCCGTTTCATCACCGGCATCGATTTCGATCCCGCGCGAGGGCTGGCCGCATGA
- a CDS encoding lytic transglycosylase domain-containing protein, producing MLPGLEMMACTDLAVPNEIMRHVVNVESSFNPYAIGVVGGRLARQPKNLAEAVSTTRMLEREGYNFSLGIAQVNRYNLNRHGLDSYEKAFNVCPNLQAGSRILAECYSRSGNDWGKAFSCYYSGNFTTGFRHGYVDKVMTSWRGNSTQTVASNAIPVIRNGVPAGTTTYRRVVRDEATERLARRVEEAALSRLLPASAGQQQSMQQIQQMQQMQQMQQMQQMQAPAAVQAMQAPAAVDPRTAGQVPTSDAPVRVQPVGGAPNVWPGAAQQAQPMAAPGSSSNGMAGAPASAVPATAAPPRDAALVF from the coding sequence ATGCTGCCTGGACTGGAAATGATGGCCTGCACCGATCTGGCGGTGCCCAACGAAATCATGCGCCACGTGGTGAACGTCGAATCGTCGTTCAACCCGTACGCCATCGGCGTGGTGGGCGGCCGCCTGGCGCGCCAGCCGAAGAACCTGGCCGAGGCCGTGTCCACCACCCGCATGCTTGAGCGTGAGGGCTACAACTTCTCGCTGGGCATTGCCCAGGTCAATCGCTACAACCTCAACCGCCACGGTCTGGACAGCTACGAGAAGGCCTTCAACGTCTGCCCGAACCTGCAGGCCGGCTCGCGCATCCTGGCCGAATGCTATTCGCGTTCGGGCAACGATTGGGGCAAGGCCTTCAGCTGCTACTACTCCGGCAACTTCACCACCGGCTTCCGCCATGGTTACGTCGACAAGGTGATGACCTCCTGGCGTGGCAACTCCACCCAGACCGTCGCCAGCAATGCCATTCCGGTCATCCGCAATGGCGTACCGGCCGGCACCACCACCTACCGTCGTGTCGTGCGTGACGAGGCGACCGAGCGGCTGGCGCGGCGTGTGGAAGAGGCGGCGCTGTCGCGCCTGCTCCCCGCGTCGGCAGGTCAGCAGCAGTCCATGCAGCAGATCCAGCAGATGCAGCAGATGCAGCAGATGCAGCAGATGCAGCAGATGCAGGCACCCGCGGCCGTGCAGGCCATGCAGGCGCCGGCTGCGGTCGATCCGCGCACGGCGGGCCAGGTGCCCACCAGCGACGCCCCGGTGCGTGTGCAACCCGTGGGAGGTGCCCCCAATGTCTGGCCGGGGGCGGCCCAGCAAGCGCAGCCGATGGCTGCACCCGGTTCCAGTTCCAACGGCATGGCGGGGGCCCCTGCGTCCGCCGTGCCAGCAACTGCAGCGCCGCCGCGCGACGCTGCGCTGGTGTTCTAG
- a CDS encoding TrbC/VirB2 family protein yields the protein MKNDANLTNARRALSAVALASLCMLPFIASAQDASGAQTSVTNFFTNLNGLLNIASIAVVTIAVIFAGYQIAFNHKRISDVAPVLIGGFLIGAAAQVANMLLPDNVGNIGNAGSTSAIMVLDLMKYA from the coding sequence ATGAAGAACGACGCCAACCTCACCAACGCCCGCCGCGCGCTCTCCGCCGTTGCCCTGGCCAGCCTGTGCATGCTGCCCTTCATCGCCAGCGCCCAGGATGCTTCCGGCGCGCAGACCAGCGTGACCAACTTCTTCACCAACCTCAACGGCCTGCTGAACATTGCCTCGATCGCCGTGGTCACCATTGCCGTGATCTTCGCTGGCTACCAGATCGCCTTCAACCACAAGCGCATCAGCGACGTGGCTCCGGTCCTGATCGGTGGCTTCCTGATCGGCGCCGCTGCCCAGGTGGCCAACATGCTGCTGCCCGACAACGTCGGCAACATCGGCAACGCCGGCAGCACCAGCGCCATCATGGTGCTCGACCTGATGAAGTATGCGTAA
- a CDS encoding VirB3 family type IV secretion system protein — translation MRKDTLFRGCTRPAMFLGVPYMPFAIAAGGCLLMTFYFDMWFLLLLPVVIMVMRQMARQDEMIFRLLGLRLGFRTKVKNVKHHNGMWVFTPNSYRPDLQDTKTD, via the coding sequence ATGCGTAAGGACACACTCTTCCGCGGGTGCACGCGGCCGGCGATGTTCCTGGGGGTGCCGTACATGCCCTTTGCGATCGCCGCCGGCGGCTGCCTGCTGATGACGTTCTACTTCGACATGTGGTTCCTGCTGCTGCTGCCGGTGGTCATCATGGTCATGCGGCAGATGGCACGCCAGGACGAGATGATCTTCCGGTTGCTGGGCCTGCGTCTGGGCTTCCGCACCAAGGTGAAGAACGTCAAGCATCACAACGGCATGTGGGTGTTCACTCCGAACAGCTACCGCCCCGACCTTCAAGACACGAAAACGGATTAG